DNA from Bradyrhizobium japonicum USDA 6:
GGCGATGCCGAAGTTGAGCGTCAGACCGGTCGAGAGCATGACGTATTGCAGGCTATCGGCGATCGGCGCGACGAAGGTCAGCGAGGTCACCGGGATCGGATTGAAATCGTCGGCACCGAGATATCCGGTGACGAACCAGCCGCTGGCGACCAGAAGCCCGACGACGACACCGGCTGCAATCTGGCCCGGCGAACGCCTGAACGCCGGGTGCGCGAACGCAAACAGGATCAGCGCAACAACGATTACAGCAGCGCCCAGCGCGCGCGAGACCGCGTCGCCGGGACCGAGCGTCGCCAACAGTGACGGCAGCGAATTGGCGTTGACGGTCGTTTGCGAGGCCTGAACCAGCGCAATGCGCACCGGCGCGATCAGGCCCTTGAGCGTCATCTGCGCGGCGATGGCGAGCACGATCACGACGACGAAGGAACGGAGATTGCCGCGGCCGAGCAGCACCAGCGCCCGCGAGCCGCAGCCATTCGACAACACCATGCCGTAGCCGAACAACAGGCCGCCGAGGAACAGCACCGGCACCGAGAAGGATTGTTGCAGATAGATCGACTTGCCGAGATCGACCATGCCGCTACCGGCAAGGAATTGGCTCGCAGCAACCGCAACAGCAATCGCCATCGCAAAGGTCCGCACCAGCCGCCCGTCTCCCTCGGCCAGCCAGCCGCGCATGCTGCTCATCAGGCAGAACCCGCTTAGCAGTCCGACGGCGCCATAGATGAGCCCGATGACGAGGCCGGCAAGGATGACGAGTTGGGCGGACGAATCCATGGTCAAGGCTTCAGGATCACGCGATCCCGCGACGAACCGGCGACGGCGACATAGGCCTCCTTGGCGCGCTCCAGCGGATAGACGGCATTCGGCTTGATCGGGAACGGCTTCAGGTGCCCGCTCGCAAAGCCGGGGCCGAGGTCGCGCAGCACGGCGCCGGTTGCGGCCGAGGACAGCCCGAGCGTGTCGATGCCGACATAAGTGTGTTGCCCGCGGTAGAATTCGAGAATGTTGAACTGCACGATGCGGTCGATTGCGGCGATCAGGATCTGGCGGCCGCGCAATCCGAGCGACTTGTGCGCGGCCTGGAAATAGGGATCGCCGACCGTGTTGAAGACGATGTCGGCCCCCTTGCCGCCGGTCAGTTCGCGCACGTGCGTGGCGACATCGGTCGCCGAGGCGTCAATCACCTCGATGGCCGCGTTGGCATGGCCCTCATAGGCTTCCGCCTTGCGCACCACGCCGATGACGCGCGCGCCCTGCCAGGTCGCGATCTGGACCGCGGCCTGCCCGACCTTGCCGTTGACGCCGAACACCAGCACGGTTTCGCCGGGCTTCGGAATGCCGGCGCGGCGAAAGCCCTCCATTGCGGTGACGAAGGGCACGCCGATGCCGGCGGCCTCCTCCCAGGACACCGTCTTCGGCTTCTCTACCACGGCGTCGGCTTCGACGACGAGATGGCTGGCGTGGGTGCCGTCACGGCGGATGCCGAGATCGCCGGAGGAGCCGAACACCTCGCGGCCGACCGTATCGGCCGGCCCGTCAATCACCACGCCGGCATAATCGCGGCCGGGCGTGCGGGGGAAGACCGCATAGGGCATCAGCCCGGTCGCGGCCTTCACATCGGACGGGTTGACGGCGGCGGCCCTTATCTCGATCAGGAGATCCTTCGGACCGCGCGCGAGCATATGACGCTCGATCAGCGGCGCGATCGCCGCAGCATTATCGGCCTTGGCATCGAGGCGGACGCAGCGCGCTTCGACGGTTTTGCGATCGGCTGATGACATCGAAAGACCCACGATTTCTCGCGGGCCTTGTCGCCTTTGGGACCGGTCAAGTCAACCGCTTCCCCTCATCCTGAAGAGCCGCGCGAGCGGCGTCTCGAAGGATGCAGGCCCGCGCTGCAGCATCCAGTCCTTCATGGTTCGAGACGGCGCTACGCGCCTCCTCACCATGAGGGGTAAGACCTAATCCTTCGGCCGCTTGTCGTAGAGGCGCTTTGCCTTGCCCAGCGAGCGCTCCAGCGTGGCCGGCGCGACCACGCGCACCTGGGAACTGATGCCGATGGTATTCTTGATGTGGGTGGAGATGCGGTCGGCGTGATCGACCAGCCCCCGGCCATCCCAGCTTTCCGGCCGCGCCTCGGCGATGATGGTCAGCTCATCCATGCGGCCTTCGCGGGTGAGTTCAAGAATGAAATGCCCGCCGCACCAATCGGTCGCGAGCAGCACCTCCTCGATCTGGGTCGGGAACAGATTGACGCCGCGCAGGATGATCATGTCGTCGGAACGGCCCGTCACCTTCTCCATCCGCCGCATGCCCGGCCGCGCCGTGCCCGGTAGCAGCCGCGTCAAGTCACGGGTGCGATAGCGGACCAC
Protein-coding regions in this window:
- a CDS encoding YeeE/YedE family protein — protein: MDSSAQLVILAGLVIGLIYGAVGLLSGFCLMSSMRGWLAEGDGRLVRTFAMAIAVAVAASQFLAGSGMVDLGKSIYLQQSFSVPVLFLGGLLFGYGMVLSNGCGSRALVLLGRGNLRSFVVVIVLAIAAQMTLKGLIAPVRIALVQASQTTVNANSLPSLLATLGPGDAVSRALGAAVIVVALILFAFAHPAFRRSPGQIAAGVVVGLLVASGWFVTGYLGADDFNPIPVTSLTFVAPIADSLQYVMLSTGLTLNFGIATVAGVLAGSLVTALATGRFHLEGYSSPRHMLRSAGGAALMGTGGVMAFGCSIGQGLTGVSTLALGSFVAVAGILLGTTAGLRGALRVQPLAVA
- a CDS encoding quinone oxidoreductase family protein, which codes for MSSADRKTVEARCVRLDAKADNAAAIAPLIERHMLARGPKDLLIEIRAAAVNPSDVKAATGLMPYAVFPRTPGRDYAGVVIDGPADTVGREVFGSSGDLGIRRDGTHASHLVVEADAVVEKPKTVSWEEAAGIGVPFVTAMEGFRRAGIPKPGETVLVFGVNGKVGQAAVQIATWQGARVIGVVRKAEAYEGHANAAIEVIDASATDVATHVRELTGGKGADIVFNTVGDPYFQAAHKSLGLRGRQILIAAIDRIVQFNILEFYRGQHTYVGIDTLGLSSAATGAVLRDLGPGFASGHLKPFPIKPNAVYPLERAKEAYVAVAGSSRDRVILKP